AAGTTTGGAAAGCGCCCAGGCACGCGGAGCCAACATCTTGGCCGAAGTGGTCGGTTACGGCTTCAGTTCCAACGGAGAGCACATCTCCAACCCCAATGAAGAAGGGCAGGTGCGCGCGCTCAAAATGGCCATGGAAATGGGCGGAGTAAAACCCGAAGAGGTCGATTACATCAACGCCCACGCCACCAGCACACCCGTTGGCGATGCGTTCGAAGCACAGGCCATCCACAGCGTATTCGGAGACAACGGCCCATTGGTAAGCAGCACCAAAAGCATGACGGGCCACGAGTGTTGGATGGCAGGCGCCTCAGAGGTCGTCTATTCGCTGCTCATGATGCAGAACGGTTTCGTGGCACCCAACATCAACTTCTCAGAGCCAGATGAAGCCTCGGCCAAGCTCAACATCCCATCAAAAAGTGTGGATAAGGAATTGAACACAATCCTCTCAAATTCGTTTGGGTTCGGAGGAACAAACTCAACGTTGATAATTCGTAAGTTCGCGCCCTGAAAATGGACAAGCAGCAGATCATCGATACCGTAAATGAGTTCCTGATAGAGGAATTCGAGGCAGATGCGGCCGACCTTGTGGCCGATGCCAACATGCACGAAACACTCGACCTCGACAGTCTCGATTACGTAGACCTCGTGGTGCTTATCGATGAGAATTTCGGTTTCAAAACCACAGCCGAAGACTTCCAGACCATCAAGTC
The window above is part of the Flavobacteriales bacterium genome. Proteins encoded here:
- a CDS encoding beta-ketoacyl-[acyl-carrier-protein] synthase family protein, with product VDLLREKKDTTLIGSGNIFQSMNCTVTMNLSTIFRLKGVNFTVSAACASGSHSIGMGFLLIKMGLQKQIICGGAQEVNPYAFGSFDGIGTFSTYEDTPTEASRPFDATRNGLVPSGGAATVILESLESAQARGANILAEVVGYGFSSNGEHISNPNEEGQVRALKMAMEMGGVKPEEVDYINAHATSTPVGDAFEAQAIHSVFGDNGPLVSSTKSMTGHECWMAGASEVVYSLLMMQNGFVAPNINFSEPDEASAKLNIPSKSVDKELNTILSNSFGFGGTNSTLIIRKFAP
- a CDS encoding acyl carrier protein — encoded protein: MDKQQIIDTVNEFLIEEFEADAADLVADANMHETLDLDSLDYVDLVVLIDENFGFKTTAEDFQTIKS